The following are encoded together in the Chaetodon auriga isolate fChaAug3 chromosome 4, fChaAug3.hap1, whole genome shotgun sequence genome:
- the pld5 gene encoding inactive phospholipase D5, translated as MAGPAPQEPMKNQQKYIAIVALLCCFAVLVALIFSSVNIWGDDEDGITEENCSTDCRIELVENIPDDLFLPVDGRPHLPLSVGFHTLLDQAKHSVEVVSPVWTLNPWGLETIPSTAKQGQLLFQRLLSLKSRGVKLKIASSLTNSAELKTLAAHNAEVHFVNMTALTRGGLHSSFWIVDRKHIYIGSADMDWRSLSKRKELGVVLYNCSCLALDFHRVFSFYWQLHERDYIPSIWSKRVTALYGRHDALELQLNAAEATAYVSTSPDLFCSKDRTRDVDAIYQVIQSAKTFIFISVTDYLPLVSRSFRGTSVTRYWSAIDEVIREAVVLRSIRVRLLISFWKKTHPLTFNFVSSLKSLCMQLLNCSLEVRFFSHKEQKDDIQHGLNHNKYMVTDNAVYIGSHDWVGSDFAYNAGVGLVVKMKNDLHDRGVTILEHVKAAFERDWRSRYAKSLQGNKDQQGKHRNLHHAKIHIEAKEENE; from the exons ATGGCGGGACCGGCCCCACAGGAGCCCATGAAG AACCAGCAGAAGTACATTGCCATCGTTGCCCTTCTCTGCTGCTTCGCTGTGCTGGTGGCGCTGATCTTTTCATCAGTCAACATTTGGGGGGACGATGAGGACGGTATCACAGAGGaaaactgcagcacagactgccG CATCGAGCTTGTTGAGAATATTCCAGATGACCTCTTCCTCCCTGTGGATGGCAGacctcacctccctctctctgttggCTTTCACACACTGTTGGACCAAGCAAAGCACTCAGTTGAGGTGGTGTCACCTGTCTGGACCTTAAACCCGTGGGGCCTGGAAACAATACCAAGCACTGCCAAACAG GGTCAGCTTTTGTTCCAGAGACTGCTCAGCCTGAAATCTCGTGGGGTTAAACTGAAGATTGCCAGCAGTCTGACTAACTCTGCTGAACTGAAGACTTTGGCAGCACACA ATGCAGAGGTTCATTTTGTTAATATGACAGCTCTTACCAGAGGAGGACTGCATTCCTCATTCTGGATAGTGGATCGGAAGCACATTTACATCGGGAGCGCTGATATGGATTGGAGGTCACTCTCCAAG AGGAAAGAACTGGGGGTGGTGCTATACAACTGCAGCTGTCTGGCTCTGGACTTCCACCGAGTCTTTTCATTTTACTGGCAGCTTCATGAGAGGGATTACATCCCCTCCATCTGGTCGAAGAGAGTCACAGCCCTCTATGGGAGGCACGATGCCCTGGAGCTGCAACTCAACGCAGCCGAGGCCACTGCTTATGTGTCT ACCTCTCCTGATCTCTTCTGCTCTAAAGATCGCACCAGAGATGTAGACGCAATTTATCAAGTCATCCAGAGCGCAAAGACATTCATCTTCATATCCGTGACCGACTACCTCCCTCTGGTGAGCAGGAGTTTCAGAGGAACCTCAGTCACAAG GTATTGGTCAGCTATTGATGAGGTGATCAGAGAGGCGGTGGTACTGAGAAGTATCAGAGTTCGCCTGCTGATAAGCTTCTGGAAGAAGACTCACCCCCTCACCTTTAACTTTGTCTCCTCCCTCAAGTCGCTCTGCATGCAGCTGCTCAACTGTTCATTAGAGGTG AGGTTTTTTAGTCACAAGGAGCAGAAGGATGATATTCAACATGGACTCAATCACAACAAGTACATGGTGACCGACAATGCTGTTTACATTG GTAGCCACGACTGGGTTGGCAGCGACTTTGCTTATAATGCGGGAGTTGGGCTGGTGGTCAAGATGAAAAATGATCTCCATGACAGGGGAGTGACAATCCTGGAACACGTCAAGGCTGCTTTTGAAAGAGACTGGAGGTCACGTTACGCTAAGAGTCTGCAAGGAAACAAAGAtcagcagggaaaacacagaaacctgCATCACGCAAAAATTCACATTGAGGCGAAGGAGGAAAACGAGTAG